From the Mycobacterium sp. DL592 genome, the window TTCATCGCGTTCGTGGTCACGGCCGTACTGGCCGGTATCGCCTATTCCTGGCGTCCAGGAACGTGGTTGCTGGCGTTGCTGGGCAGCATTGTGCCGCTCGGCAGTGTGATCTTCCTCATATGGGCGGATCGGACCGCGAAATTCGGCCCGGAAACCACCTCTGACCACTCCGGGAAGGGGTCTTCAGCGGCGTCGGAATCAGCGCCGTCGCGGACATGACAGACTTGTGGGCGTGACACGTCCACGCCCCTCGATCTCGCCGGCTTTGGCCGGTGCCATCGACCTCTCGGGACTCAAGCAGCGGGCCCAGGCGCCCGCCGGTGGTGCGGCCCCCGCCGGTGGTGTCGAGATCACCGAAGCCAACTTCGAAGCCGAGGTGCTGGTCCGCTCCGGCCAACTCCCGGTCGTCGTGGTGCTCTGGTCGCCGCGCAGCGAGGTCTGCGTCGAGCTGATCGACGTCTTCGCCGCCCTGGCCGCCGCCGACAACGGGAAGTGGTCGCTGGCCACGGTCAACGTCGACGTCGTGCCGCGGGTCGCGCAGATGTTCGGCATCGAAGCCGTGCCCACCGTGGTCGCACTGGCCGGTGGTCAGCCGCTGGCCAGCTTCCAGGGTCCGCAGCCACCCGAGCAGTTGCGCCGATGGGTCGACTCGCTGCTGGCGGCAACAGCCGGAAAGCTCAGCGGCGCAGCCGAATCCGACACCGAGCAGGTCGACCCCGCAGTGGAAGCGGCGCGTGAGCATCTTGAGGCCGGTGACTTCCCGGCCGCCGCCGCGGCCTATCAGGGCATCCTCGAT encodes:
- a CDS encoding tetratricopeptide repeat protein, with protein sequence MTRPRPSISPALAGAIDLSGLKQRAQAPAGGAAPAGGVEITEANFEAEVLVRSGQLPVVVVLWSPRSEVCVELIDVFAALAAADNGKWSLATVNVDVVPRVAQMFGIEAVPTVVALAGGQPLASFQGPQPPEQLRRWVDSLLAATAGKLSGAAESDTEQVDPAVEAAREHLEAGDFPAAAAAYQGILDTDPNHVEAKGALRQITFLQRATAQRPDAVAVAAAAPDDIEAAFAAADVELLNQDVSAAFDRLIALVRRTSGDERTAVRTRLIELFELFDPADPDVIKGRRNLANALY
- a CDS encoding DUF3817 domain-containing protein; the encoded protein is MTSTFDIRSTAGRFRVVALAEALTWVGLLIGMYFKYLGSPRTEIGVKIFGMAHGLVFIAFVVTAVLAGIAYSWRPGTWLLALLGSIVPLGSVIFLIWADRTAKFGPETTSDHSGKGSSAASESAPSRT